A genomic stretch from Anaerococcus mediterraneensis includes:
- the rpmC gene encoding 50S ribosomal protein L29, with product MKIAEIRNLSDRDLEKQLFDLQNELFNLRFRLATGQLENPAAIGTVKKDIARVKTIQTERKLGISKEA from the coding sequence ATGAAAATAGCAGAAATCAGAAATTTATCAGATAGAGATCTAGAAAAACAACTATTTGATTTACAAAATGAGCTTTTCAATCTTCGTTTTAGGCTTGCCACAGGTCAATTAGAAAACCCAGCAGCTATTGGAACTGTTAAGAAAGATATAGCTAGAGTAAAGACTATCCAAACAGAAAGAAAGCTTGGAATTAGCAAGGAGGCTTAA
- the rpsQ gene encoding 30S ribosomal protein S17, with translation MERNRRNIRQGVVVSDKMDKTITVLVEDKISHPVYKKRINRSKKYKAHDEKNEAKVGDKVVIMETRALSKTKRWRLVRISQAAELV, from the coding sequence ATGGAAAGAAATAGAAGAAATATACGTCAAGGTGTAGTTGTATCTGATAAAATGGATAAGACAATTACAGTTTTAGTAGAAGATAAAATATCACACCCAGTATATAAAAAGAGAATAAATAGAAGCAAAAAGTACAAAGCTCATGATGAAAAAAATGAAGCAAAAGTTGGAGATAAAGTAGTTATAATGGAAACTAGAGCTTTATCAAAAACAAAAAGATGGAGACTAGTTCGCATTAGCCAAGCGGCAGAACTTGTTTAA
- the rplN gene encoding 50S ribosomal protein L14 — translation MIQQETRMRVADNSGARELLVIKVLGGTRRRYANIGDVVVCSVKSATPGGAVKKGQVVKAVIVRTKRGLKRIDGSTINFDDNAAVIIKDDLSPVGTRIFGPVTRELRSEGFMRIISLAPEVL, via the coding sequence ATGATACAACAAGAAACTCGTATGAGAGTAGCAGATAACTCCGGTGCAAGAGAACTTTTAGTAATCAAAGTTCTTGGAGGAACTAGAAGAAGATATGCCAACATTGGTGATGTAGTAGTTTGTTCAGTTAAGAGTGCAACACCCGGCGGAGCGGTAAAAAAAGGTCAAGTAGTAAAAGCTGTTATAGTTAGAACAAAAAGAGGACTAAAAAGAATCGATGGTTCTACAATAAACTTTGATGATAACGCTGCAGTTATCATAAAAGATGACCTTTCACCAGTAGGTACAAGAATCTTTGGACCAGTTACAAGAGAACTCAGATCTGAAGGCTTCATGAGAATTATCTCACTAGCACCGGAAGTATTATAG
- the rplX gene encoding 50S ribosomal protein L24, with amino-acid sequence MHIKKGDKVQIISGEYKGHVGEVIKAFPKTNRVIVEGANVQIKHQRPTQMGGESGRLEKNGPIDASNVLLYSEELKKGVRTEIVYEDGKKVRKSKKTDEKFD; translated from the coding sequence ATGCATATAAAAAAAGGCGATAAAGTCCAAATAATATCAGGTGAATATAAAGGACATGTTGGTGAAGTTATAAAAGCTTTCCCAAAAACAAATAGAGTAATAGTTGAAGGTGCGAACGTTCAAATCAAACACCAAAGACCAACACAAATGGGCGGCGAGTCAGGTAGACTTGAAAAAAATGGTCCTATTGATGCATCAAATGTTCTTCTTTATTCTGAAGAGCTTAAAAAAGGTGTTCGTACAGAAATAGTTTACGAAGACGGTAAAAAGGTTCGTAAATCAAAAAAGACTGACGAAAAATTCGACTAG
- the rplE gene encoding 50S ribosomal protein L5 gives MTSRLKEKYQNEVVEKLIEKFGYKNVMQVPKLEKIVINVGLGEAKDNQNLLTTAKRELSLITGQQPIEIKAKKSVANFKLRAGQPIGTKVTLRREKMYDFLDKLISISLPRVRDFRGINPNSFDGRGNYSLGIKEQLIFPEIKYDDVDFLHGMDITIVTSAKTDEEAKAFLELMGMPFKK, from the coding sequence ATGACAAGCAGACTAAAAGAAAAATATCAAAACGAAGTTGTTGAAAAACTAATCGAGAAATTCGGCTATAAAAATGTAATGCAAGTTCCAAAGCTAGAAAAAATTGTTATAAACGTAGGACTTGGTGAAGCAAAAGATAACCAAAACCTACTAACCACAGCTAAAAGAGAACTTAGCCTAATTACAGGTCAACAACCTATAGAAATAAAAGCTAAAAAATCAGTAGCAAACTTCAAACTAAGAGCAGGTCAACCAATCGGTACAAAAGTAACCCTTAGAAGAGAAAAAATGTATGACTTTTTAGATAAGTTAATATCAATTTCGCTTCCAAGAGTTAGAGACTTCAGAGGTATCAATCCAAACTCATTTGATGGACGTGGTAACTACTCACTAGGTATCAAAGAGCAATTGATATTCCCTGAAATCAAATATGATGATGTAGACTTCCTACACGGTATGGACATCACCATAGTTACAAGTGCTAAAACTGATGAAGAAGCAAAAGCATTCTTAGAATTAATGGGAATGCCATTTAAGAAATAG
- a CDS encoding type Z 30S ribosomal protein S14, whose translation MAKKSLRAKQQRKQKFSTREYTRCKLCGRPHGYLRKYGICRICFRELANNGQIPGVRKASW comes from the coding sequence ATGGCTAAAAAGTCACTAAGAGCTAAACAACAAAGAAAACAAAAATTCTCAACAAGAGAATACACAAGATGTAAACTTTGTGGAAGACCACACGGCTACTTAAGAAAATATGGAATTTGCCGTATTTGCTTTAGAGAACTTGCAAATAATGGACAAATTCCAGGAGTAAGAAAAGCAAGCTGGTAA
- the rpsH gene encoding 30S ribosomal protein S8, with protein MMTDPIADMLTRIRNGNKANHKSIAVPSSNEKKAIAQILLDEGFITGFNVEEDGKQGILTIDLKYTDNGERVISGLRRISKPGLRVYVKANEVPKVLDGLGTAIISTSKGLLTDRAARRENVGGEVICYVW; from the coding sequence ATGATGACAGATCCAATAGCGGATATGCTAACAAGAATCAGAAATGGTAACAAGGCTAATCATAAAAGTATAGCAGTACCATCTTCTAATGAGAAAAAAGCTATTGCCCAAATACTTCTTGATGAAGGCTTTATAACAGGGTTTAACGTAGAAGAAGACGGCAAACAAGGTATTCTTACAATAGATTTAAAATATACAGATAATGGCGAAAGAGTAATCTCTGGTCTACGTAGAATCTCAAAACCAGGACTTAGAGTTTATGTAAAAGCTAATGAAGTTCCAAAGGTACTAGATGGACTTGGAACAGCGATTATTTCGACATCAAAAGGACTTTTAACTGACCGTGCTGCAAGACGCGAAAACGTAGGCGGCGAAGTTATTTGTTACGTATGGTAA
- the rplF gene encoding 50S ribosomal protein L6: MSRIGKQPIVIPSGVEVTIDGQNVKVKGKNGEDSLTISDRVTLEKVENELHLTIPENYTKEQNIDHGLYRSLLHNMVVGVSEGFQKTLQIEGTGYRAAKQGKNLVLNLGYSHQVTMADPEGIEVEVPNDRTIIVKGHNKQLVGQHAANIRAKRKPEPYKGKGIRYADEHVRRKVGKTGK, from the coding sequence ATGTCAAGAATAGGTAAACAACCAATCGTAATACCTTCTGGAGTAGAAGTTACTATAGATGGTCAAAATGTAAAAGTTAAAGGAAAAAATGGAGAAGATAGCTTAACAATAAGCGATAGAGTTACACTTGAGAAAGTAGAAAACGAACTACACCTTACAATTCCTGAAAACTACACAAAAGAACAAAACATTGACCACGGTCTATATAGGTCTTTACTACACAACATGGTAGTAGGTGTATCAGAAGGTTTCCAAAAAACACTTCAAATCGAAGGAACAGGATATAGAGCAGCAAAACAAGGTAAAAATCTTGTACTAAACCTAGGCTACTCTCACCAAGTAACAATGGCTGATCCTGAAGGCATCGAAGTAGAAGTACCAAACGATAGAACTATTATTGTTAAAGGACATAACAAACAATTAGTAGGTCAACATGCTGCAAACATCAGAGCAAAAAGAAAACCTGAACCATACAAAGGTAAAGGTATCAGATATGCTGATGAGCATGTAAGACGTAAAGTTGGTAAGACAGGTAAGTAG
- the rplR gene encoding 50S ribosomal protein L18: MMAKKTKQDRLLTRKKRVRAKVSGTPQRPRLSVYKSNTNIYAQLIDDVNGVTLASANTLQKDVAEKSSANIEAAKKVGEAIGKKAIEAGIEEVVFDRNGYLYHGKVKALAEAAREAGLKF; encoded by the coding sequence ATAATGGCTAAAAAAACTAAACAAGATAGACTATTAACTCGTAAAAAAAGAGTTAGAGCAAAAGTAAGCGGAACTCCTCAAAGACCAAGACTTTCAGTTTATAAATCAAATACTAATATTTATGCCCAACTAATAGATGATGTTAACGGTGTAACACTAGCAAGTGCCAACACCCTACAAAAAGATGTAGCAGAAAAATCATCAGCAAACATTGAAGCTGCCAAAAAAGTTGGAGAAGCTATCGGTAAAAAAGCAATCGAAGCTGGCATCGAAGAAGTTGTATTTGATAGAAACGGATATTTATATCACGGAAAAGTCAAAGCATTAGCAGAAGCAGCTAGAGAAGCTGGTCTTAAGTTTTAG
- the rpsE gene encoding 30S ribosomal protein S5, translating to MKYLLKSEVEKLNLEDRVVSINRVAKTVKGGRNIRFTALVVVGNSNGVVGVGTGKATEVPEAIRKATENAKKHMIEVPVVGTTVPHRIHGHSAAGKVLLMPAAEGTGIIAGGPVRAICELAGYKDIKAKNLGTSNPRNIINACLNAFYNMKTVEEVSRLRGIAVEELDY from the coding sequence ATGAAATATTTATTAAAAAGTGAAGTAGAAAAACTAAACCTCGAAGATAGAGTAGTAAGCATCAACAGAGTTGCTAAAACTGTAAAAGGTGGACGTAACATAAGATTTACAGCCCTAGTAGTTGTAGGAAACTCAAACGGAGTTGTAGGTGTTGGAACAGGTAAAGCTACAGAAGTACCAGAAGCAATCAGAAAAGCTACAGAAAATGCTAAAAAACACATGATTGAAGTTCCAGTTGTTGGAACAACAGTCCCACACAGAATCCACGGTCACTCAGCAGCAGGCAAAGTACTACTAATGCCAGCAGCAGAAGGTACAGGAATCATCGCAGGTGGTCCAGTGCGTGCAATTTGTGAGCTAGCAGGATACAAAGATATCAAAGCTAAAAACCTTGGAACAAGCAATCCAAGAAACATCATAAACGCATGTTTAAACGCATTTTATAACATGAAAACTGTAGAAGAAGTTTCAAGACTTCGTGGTATAGCGGTAGAAGAGCTTGACTATTAA
- the rpmD gene encoding 50S ribosomal protein L30: MAKIEITLKRSFIGKKDDQIATAKALGLRKIGQSVVKENNAATKGMVHKIIHMVDVKELD; encoded by the coding sequence ATGGCAAAAATTGAAATCACACTTAAAAGATCTTTTATCGGCAAAAAAGACGATCAGATCGCAACAGCCAAAGCACTTGGCCTAAGAAAAATCGGTCAGTCAGTTGTCAAAGAAAATAATGCAGCAACCAAAGGCATGGTACACAAAATCATCCACATGGTTGACGTAAAAGAATTAGACTGA
- the rplO gene encoding 50S ribosomal protein L15 — protein MKLHDLQPNVKLKDKKRVGRGAGSGLGKRSGRGQDGQNSRSGGGTRPGFEGGQMPLYRRLPKRGFKNINRKIYETINVESLNIFEDGTEVTPELLFENKILRKNKAKAGVKILGDGNLEKKLTIKAHKFTKSAVEKIEAAGGSIETIEVKKWVKPSKKA, from the coding sequence ATGAAATTACATGATTTACAACCAAACGTTAAATTAAAAGATAAAAAACGTGTAGGAAGAGGAGCTGGTTCAGGATTAGGTAAAAGATCTGGTCGTGGACAAGACGGACAAAACTCAAGAAGCGGTGGGGGCACAAGACCAGGATTTGAAGGTGGTCAAATGCCACTATACAGACGTCTTCCAAAAAGAGGCTTCAAAAATATCAACAGAAAAATCTACGAGACAATCAATGTTGAAAGCCTAAACATCTTTGAAGACGGCACAGAAGTAACACCAGAACTACTATTTGAAAATAAAATCCTAAGAAAAAACAAAGCAAAAGCAGGCGTTAAGATATTAGGAGATGGAAATCTTGAAAAGAAACTAACCATTAAGGCTCATAAATTTACAAAATCAGCAGTAGAAAAAATCGAAGCTGCTGGTGGATCTATAGAGACTATCGAAGTTAAGAAATGGGTAAAACCATCCAAAAAAGCTTAA
- the secY gene encoding preprotein translocase subunit SecY — translation MLDIIKRAAGEKEIRIKFYFTLMMLVIYRLGNNIPIPFIDTKALANAYSNIEGTLVDYLNMLTGGGLSTLSIFALGVQPYITASIVMQLLTVVVPRLEELTREGEQGRKTIQKYTRYMTIALAIFQAIAITNGLYGSALSNATGYQKFVMNVVLIGGTMFVTWMGETITEKGLGNGTSLLIFMGIIASFPRTISRWQESLHYKTTTVLAIVIMCIIIVLIVMAVVMISEGERKVPIQYAKRVVGRKMYGGQSTHIPVKVNMGGVMPIVFASAVLAIPSTISLFFGNGNGSALTNFFNNSTFGFVVYLVIQSALILIFAYFYNQIQFNTVEYAKQLQQNGGFIPGIRQGKPTSDFLANVSTKITFIGSVALALLTIVPAIASRLLGLDISFGGSSVIIVVGVIIETVKQIEAMMTMKQYKGFLNR, via the coding sequence ATGCTAGATATAATTAAAAGAGCAGCTGGGGAAAAGGAAATTAGAATAAAATTCTACTTTACTCTCATGATGCTTGTTATCTATAGGCTTGGAAATAACATTCCAATCCCATTTATAGATACTAAAGCCCTAGCCAATGCTTATAGTAATATTGAGGGAACACTAGTTGACTACCTAAATATGCTGACAGGTGGTGGACTATCAACCCTATCAATATTTGCCCTAGGTGTCCAACCATATATCACTGCATCCATTGTTATGCAGCTGTTGACAGTAGTCGTACCAAGACTAGAAGAGTTGACACGTGAAGGCGAGCAAGGCCGAAAGACTATTCAAAAATATACTAGATATATGACAATAGCCCTTGCAATATTCCAAGCCATAGCCATAACCAACGGTCTATATGGTTCAGCCCTATCAAATGCCACAGGATATCAAAAATTCGTAATGAATGTTGTCCTAATAGGCGGTACCATGTTTGTAACATGGATGGGAGAAACCATCACAGAAAAAGGCCTAGGCAATGGTACAAGTCTTTTGATCTTCATGGGTATAATAGCATCATTTCCTAGAACAATTTCTAGGTGGCAAGAAAGTCTTCACTACAAAACAACTACAGTATTAGCTATAGTTATCATGTGCATAATCATAGTTCTGATAGTAATGGCAGTTGTTATGATATCTGAAGGCGAGAGAAAAGTTCCTATCCAATATGCAAAAAGAGTTGTCGGACGAAAAATGTACGGAGGCCAATCAACCCACATACCAGTAAAGGTAAACATGGGTGGTGTAATGCCAATAGTGTTTGCATCAGCGGTCCTTGCCATACCATCAACAATTTCCCTATTCTTTGGAAACGGTAATGGCAGTGCATTAACAAACTTTTTTAACAATTCCACATTTGGATTTGTAGTATACCTAGTTATACAAAGTGCGCTAATATTGATATTTGCATACTTCTACAACCAAATCCAATTCAACACTGTTGAATATGCTAAGCAATTACAACAAAACGGTGGTTTCATCCCAGGTATTAGACAAGGGAAACCAACCAGTGATTTCCTAGCAAATGTATCAACAAAAATAACATTCATAGGATCTGTTGCCCTTGCCCTACTAACAATAGTACCTGCTATAGCAAGCAGACTATTAGGACTTGATATATCCTTCGGTGGTTCATCAGTAATCATCGTAGTAGGGGTAATAATAGAAACAGTTAAACAAATCGAAGCTATGATGACAATGAAGCAATATAAAGGATTTTTAAATAGGTAA
- a CDS encoding adenylate kinase translates to MNIILLGPPGAGKGTLSSKILKNKDAVQIATGDIFRYNISNETELGMKAKSFMDKGDLVPDELTIDLVWDAFDKLDKKEGQIVLFDGFPRNMLQAKALDEGMKERNTEIYKVIYFDVDEEILIDRITGRRVCPDCGATFHIQNHKPEKEGICDRCGSKLIQRNDDNEETVKNRIEVYNSHTKPLMDYYEKAGKLITIDGANSPEEVFNEFKDKLGK, encoded by the coding sequence ATGAATATAATTTTGTTAGGCCCACCAGGAGCTGGAAAGGGCACGCTATCAAGTAAAATTTTAAAAAACAAAGATGCAGTTCAGATAGCAACAGGTGATATATTCAGATACAATATTTCAAATGAAACTGAACTGGGAATGAAAGCAAAATCTTTCATGGATAAAGGCGACCTAGTACCAGATGAACTAACAATTGATCTAGTATGGGATGCTTTTGACAAACTCGACAAAAAAGAGGGTCAAATAGTATTATTTGACGGTTTTCCAAGAAACATGCTACAAGCTAAGGCCCTTGATGAAGGTATGAAAGAAAGAAATACCGAAATCTACAAGGTTATATACTTCGATGTAGATGAAGAAATCTTAATCGATAGGATAACCGGTAGGAGAGTTTGTCCAGACTGCGGAGCAACCTTCCACATACAAAACCACAAACCAGAAAAAGAAGGCATATGTGATAGGTGCGGATCAAAACTCATCCAAAGGAATGATGATAACGAAGAGACAGTCAAAAACCGTATAGAAGTATACAACAGCCACACCAAGCCACTCATGGACTACTATGAAAAGGCGGGTAAGCTTATAACAATAGATGGCGCTAATTCTCCAGAAGAAGTTTTTAACGAATTTAAAGATAAATTAGGAAAGTAA
- the infA gene encoding translation initiation factor IF-1: MSKKDAIEVTGVVEEAMPNAIFKVKLDNGHEVQAHLSGKLRMNSIRILEGDKVTVELSPYDLSQGRITWRKK, encoded by the coding sequence ATGTCAAAAAAAGATGCTATAGAAGTTACAGGAGTTGTCGAAGAAGCAATGCCTAATGCAATCTTCAAAGTAAAACTAGACAACGGACACGAAGTACAAGCCCACTTATCAGGCAAACTTCGTATGAACAGCATTAGAATACTAGAAGGGGACAAGGTAACTGTAGAACTATCCCCATATGATCTTAGCCAAGGTAGAATAACTTGGAGGAAAAAATAG
- the rpmJ gene encoding 50S ribosomal protein L36 — MKVRASVKKMCDKCKVIKRNGKVMVICENQKHKQRQG; from the coding sequence ATGAAAGTTAGAGCATCAGTTAAAAAAATGTGTGATAAATGCAAGGTTATCAAAAGAAATGGTAAAGTAATGGTAATCTGCGAAAATCAAAAACACAAACAAAGACAAGGTTAG
- the rpsM gene encoding 30S ribosomal protein S13 codes for MPRIAGIDLPREKRAEIGLTYIYGVGRATANEILKNTGINPDTKMKDLTEDELGKIREQLDHYTIEGDLRRERSLNIKALRENGSYRGLRHKNGLPVRGQNTKNNARTRKNRKG; via the coding sequence ATGCCAAGAATAGCTGGTATAGATTTACCTAGAGAAAAAAGAGCAGAAATAGGACTAACATATATCTATGGAGTTGGTCGTGCAACTGCAAATGAAATCTTAAAAAACACAGGAATAAATCCTGATACAAAAATGAAAGACCTAACAGAAGATGAATTAGGTAAAATACGTGAACAACTAGATCACTACACAATCGAAGGTGACCTAAGACGTGAAAGAAGTCTAAACATTAAAGCCCTTAGAGAAAACGGCTCATATAGAGGACTTAGACACAAAAACGGTCTACCTGTTAGAGGACAAAACACAAAAAATAACGCAAGAACAAGAAAAAACAGAAAGGGTTAA
- the rpsK gene encoding 30S ribosomal protein S11 has protein sequence MAPKGKKSTKGRRRVKKNVERGQAHISSTFNNTMVTLTDMQGNALSWASAGQLGFRGSRKSTPFAAGEAADVAAKKAIEHGLKTVEVYVKGPGSGRESAIRSLQAAGLEVTMIKDVTPIPHNGCRPPKRRRV, from the coding sequence ATGGCTCCAAAAGGAAAAAAATCTACCAAGGGTAGAAGAAGAGTTAAAAAGAATGTTGAACGTGGCCAAGCTCACATCTCATCAACATTCAATAACACAATGGTAACACTTACTGATATGCAAGGAAACGCACTCTCTTGGGCAAGCGCAGGACAACTAGGCTTTAGAGGAAGCAGAAAATCTACTCCATTTGCAGCAGGTGAAGCAGCAGACGTAGCAGCTAAAAAAGCTATCGAACACGGCCTAAAAACTGTAGAAGTTTATGTAAAAGGACCAGGCTCAGGAAGAGAATCTGCAATCAGAAGCCTACAAGCAGCAGGTCTAGAAGTTACCATGATCAAAGACGTAACACCAATCCCACACAACGGATGTAGACCACCAAAGAGAAGAAGAGTTTAA
- the rpsD gene encoding 30S ribosomal protein S4 → MAVSKDPVYKRARALGISPAYLGYTGSSNRALPQRRSKLSEYGMQQREKQKAKFIYGVSEKQFRGYYDKASRMKGQTGEQLIILCERRLDNIAFRSGLARTRREARQIVTHGHLLVNGKRVDIPSYLVEEGDVIEVCEKSRSKTLFKNIKEVNASFGVVDWLDSDIENLKVKVEKFPTREDIDIPVEERMIVEFYSK, encoded by the coding sequence ATGGCAGTAAGCAAAGATCCAGTATATAAAAGAGCTAGAGCTTTAGGAATTTCTCCAGCCTACCTAGGATATACAGGTAGCTCAAATAGAGCTCTTCCACAAAGAAGAAGCAAACTATCTGAATATGGTATGCAACAAAGAGAAAAACAAAAAGCTAAATTCATTTATGGTGTAAGTGAAAAACAATTTAGAGGCTACTACGACAAAGCTAGTAGAATGAAGGGTCAAACAGGTGAGCAATTAATCATCCTATGTGAAAGAAGACTTGACAACATAGCCTTTAGATCAGGACTTGCTAGAACAAGAAGAGAAGCAAGACAAATAGTAACACACGGCCACCTACTAGTAAACGGCAAACGTGTAGACATCCCATCATACCTAGTAGAAGAAGGCGATGTTATAGAAGTTTGTGAAAAATCAAGATCAAAAACACTATTTAAAAACATCAAAGAAGTAAACGCATCATTTGGTGTAGTAGATTGGTTAGATTCTGATATAGAAAATCTAAAAGTAAAAGTAGAAAAATTCCCTACAAGAGAAGACATCGATATACCAGTAGAAGAACGTATGATAGTAGAGTTTTACTCTAAGTAA
- a CDS encoding DNA-directed RNA polymerase subunit alpha, which yields MIEKIDTNIEILDIKEEDHYGKFALYPLERGYGTTIGNSMRRVLLSSLPGSSVSKILIDGVLHEFSVIDGVVEDVPEIILNIKGLDVKKHTDEDVTLFLDIEGPKIVTAKDIKEDALVEIANPNHYIATVNEKSKLTIAMDVTNGKGYRVAEENKNDSDPIGTIAIDSSFTPVEKVNYTVENTRVGESTNYDKLIIEVWTNGTITPQEALAEGSSILTKNFAFFGQLPDKQFPPEEEEIVEEIVEDERDENLDKTIEELDLSLRSFNCLKRAGFDTLGDVIQVSESELKTIKNFGKKSLTEVIDKIHELGLSLKDEQ from the coding sequence ATGATCGAAAAAATAGATACAAATATAGAAATATTGGATATAAAGGAAGAAGACCACTACGGCAAATTCGCCCTATATCCACTAGAGAGAGGATATGGTACAACCATTGGAAACAGCATGAGAAGGGTGCTTCTATCATCCTTACCTGGTTCTAGCGTCTCAAAAATACTTATAGATGGAGTACTTCATGAATTTTCAGTAATTGATGGAGTAGTTGAAGACGTTCCAGAAATAATATTAAATATCAAAGGTCTAGATGTCAAAAAACACACAGACGAAGATGTAACACTATTTTTAGATATCGAAGGACCAAAGATTGTAACAGCAAAAGATATAAAAGAAGATGCCTTAGTTGAAATAGCCAATCCAAACCACTATATAGCAACAGTCAACGAAAAAAGCAAACTTACTATAGCTATGGATGTGACGAATGGAAAAGGCTACAGGGTAGCAGAAGAAAACAAAAACGACTCTGACCCAATAGGAACTATAGCAATCGACTCATCATTCACCCCAGTAGAAAAAGTCAACTACACAGTTGAAAATACCAGGGTAGGAGAATCCACAAACTATGACAAACTAATCATAGAAGTATGGACAAATGGAACAATCACCCCACAAGAAGCCCTAGCAGAAGGCTCATCAATCCTAACAAAAAACTTCGCATTCTTTGGCCAATTGCCAGATAAGCAATTCCCACCAGAAGAAGAAGAGATAGTAGAAGAAATAGTAGAAGATGAGAGGGACGAAAACCTAGATAAAACAATCGAGGAACTAGACCTATCACTTAGATCATTCAACTGTCTAAAAAGAGCAGGATTTGACACACTTGGGGATGTCATACAAGTTTCAGAATCTGAGCTAAAAACAATCAAAAACTTCGGCAAAAAATCACTAACAGAAGTCATAGACAAAATCCACGAACTTGGACTAAGTCTAAAAGATGAACAATAG
- the rplQ gene encoding 50S ribosomal protein L17 has protein sequence MAGKRKLGRRTDHRSAMLRNLVQSLLENGKIETTVTRAKECQKMADKMITLGKKNTLHTRRQAASYLYKPSVVQKLFNEIAPEYEERNGGYTRVIKLGPRRGDGSERAIIELV, from the coding sequence ATGGCAGGCAAGAGAAAACTAGGCAGAAGAACAGACCATAGATCTGCTATGCTAAGAAACCTTGTGCAATCACTTCTTGAAAACGGCAAAATCGAAACAACCGTCACAAGAGCAAAAGAATGCCAAAAAATGGCAGACAAAATGATCACACTAGGCAAGAAAAACACTCTTCACACCAGAAGACAAGCAGCAAGCTACTTATACAAGCCATCAGTAGTTCAAAAACTATTTAATGAAATAGCACCAGAATACGAAGAAAGAAATGGTGGTTATACAAGAGTAATAAAATTAGGACCTAGAAGAGGCGACGGCTCAGAAAGAGCAATAATTGAACTAGTCTAA